The Ostrea edulis chromosome 1, xbOstEdul1.1, whole genome shotgun sequence genomic sequence CCATTTTACCCAAAgcagccatgatttgaacaaacttgaatcttctctaactgaggatgcttgcatattaattgaCTAATTAAGGCCCTGATGCTCTTAGgagaaagatttaaaaaaaaaaaaaaagaattctaatatattctcatgtaaaactttgatcccctattgtagcccctcCCTACCCCTAGGtaccatgatctgaacaattttgaatctcaTTTTAGAGAAAGCTTTCACAtaagttttgtcttttctggtgcattagtttttgagaagaatattttaaaagatgccaacgttatatatattttaactatttcttgattatctcccctttgaaaagggtgtgactcttcatttgaacaattttgaatcccttttaggccaattaaaattaattgatagattatcatccccgcccgcccctcaaaaaagtttgtttttttccccacaaaaattaagatttcaaacaaacttgcttcctagtgacatgagtgaatgattaaaatcacagaatgttggttttatatcttctacaaaggattctttgaatgttaacttgattaacactttgtgtgatgccttttttcatgatttttttttcttggggaaataaaaattaataaataaaatcctcccacccaccccataTTTTTGTGTGATCccagatgataatctactaagtTGAATTTGCCTTATCTAAGGGTGCTTTATggcaagttaggttgaaattggccttgtggttctggaaaagaagtcaaaatgtgtaaagtttacagacgggcAGACAGACAGATGCCTAACAAATAGTGATAAGGAAAGCTCACTGAGTTTATAGCTCAGATGAGTTATAAAAACTTGTGTCTGTACCAATTTTTTGCTTCTTCGCTGCAGGTTCTGTCCCTTTATATCCAGGTGGAGGTGGTCCTTTAAATCCAGGTGGAGGTGGTCCCTTAGATCCTGGAGGGAGAGGCTCCTTGAAACCAGGTGGGGGTGGTCCCTTTGAGCTTGGCGCTCCTGGTACTTTGAATTCACCTGACTCATCTTCTGACTGAAATAAAGTGTAAAAGGAGTCATCTTATTTCAGTTCATGAGTTCATTTCCTATACCACTTCTGATTAAGACTGTTTCAGTGAGAAGTTGATTTTCTTGTTTATAGTAAATTTCAGAGTGACAATACACATACAGAATATATATAGTACAGTAAAACTCTATAAGGATGCACAAGAGCACATGAGCAAGAATTCCaattatgttttacaaaaatctttGCATGTCTTACGAAATACCTTATATGAACTAAAGCATGAAATAACTACTTTGAGGGTACTGAGTACTTAATCCAGGTAATTATGTCTACTCACCTTCCTTTTCTTGGTCTCTGGCTTCCTTTCGATGACCCTTTGTGAAGATCTGTCCTCATCTTTACTGTCTTTGTTCTCAAATCCTTTCTTTCCTTTCTGTTTTACATCAAACCTTTTCTGTTTCTTCTCTAGCCTTCTGTGTTGTCTTTTTTCCTCCCTTTCAGCCTCCTAAAACAAAAGCGTGAACTAAACAGTGGAATCTCTATAAAACTACTGTTGATTCTAAATATACATGagaaatttatttttgcatAATTTCACGAGAAGCATCACTGGCAAATTAAAAtaacttgtttttattttcgtattgctaaaatacatttaaaaattctTCACAATGAGACTACTTGCGAATTTGTGTTTTCACGATTTGACGTTTACGAGTCATTTCACAATATCAAgttactcgcgtaaaataaggaaatttCTTTCTGATGTAAAATAAGTATCTtacttttctttctttgttgATTGCATCCATATGTATCTCACACTTAGTAACTGCTGCATCATACTGTTCTAAATTTCCTAAAATTATAAAAGTAACTCCATCCTCAGGTGATCTTATGCATACCtaagttttttttacaaaatcttttacttTTGTGCATTTGGAATTTTATTCACCGATACAAAAAAATCTGCTAAATTATTTGATACTGAAAGAGTTGATagtattttctataaataattaattacatGTTTCTATAtcttaaagaatgttgtcaagggcaataactcctatgctgctAGTTCATGCATGTAAATTATACAAAGAtttccctgatatatatatatattatacattatacaaagatttccctgatatatatattatacactcTCGTATACATTTATAAAGTGGCAGTTTTCCGACACCGTTAAAGTTTCatcattttaaccagttttatatatttttatcctGCTGTTCAATGAAATGtgtaattttctgatgttggtatgtaaaatttattttcttgatAAATCACAGCTACCACATTAAATTGAAGAAATtgcaaaaaaattataataaagtAATTTCTGACCTTCCTCTCTTTCGAAGTTGATCATGGCTTCCACAATTCCTTCAGGCCAATCTGTGACCACATTCAGCGCTCGGTTAAGAAGTTTTCGGCAGTGTTTGTTATCACCATATGCCctttaaatgaattttattattaaGAACAACCTACAACACTTCATATGGTTAAGTCCTCTATtagtgggaaggggggggggggggggggtgtcagggTTCACAGTGCCATACCAAGCTtattgctcattataattattccCTCAGATGGTCCATTACATGTCCAAGATGACAGAAGAGTATTACACATGTAAATGTACAAGTAATTTTAGTCATGCATCTGAATTATTCAGTTGACCTAATATCACAATTCTTAATCCTACGTTTAGATTACTGTAAATCacattttattcatatgaatattttttttctcatgtacAATCATGAAGTTGCCACTGAACACTCAATGAAAACTTGCACCTCTACCCACTTTTGACTATCTTGTattaaaattgtaaagaaagggttatatctacatgtatcatcaaCTGCAGTTACAATTTTTGAACTACAgtaatataataatgataataaataaaatttcatagtAATGAAAACCATCTATAGGCATCGTTTGATAAATTCTACACGTTCTAGGAGCAGGTTTCAGTGTTTTAAATTATCTACATGTAGTCACACACTAAACGAAAACATTAATCACTTTAAAGTATGTCTTCAACTCTAGCTGTATACAAAGATGGCCGACCAGGTATTGATTTGCAGGCTTTAGTTGCCAGTTTCGATGATTTAAATTATCCAATCATCAAATGCAATAATTACTGACATTTTCTTGGTCAATCGTATCGCCCGCAAAAATGTCAGTAGTATTATAGTATGACAGGAAATGTATATTTACCTTTCTATTTTGAGATAATCTAACCATAGGGTTGCCTCGTGATTTCTTCCTGCCGACATGATGTCATTCCAGATTTCTCTTGCTCTAGTCATATTTTTACAAAACTTGCCCTGAAAATTTTGAACATGTCAAAACATATACTGCCATACCCGATATCCTTATATGATAAAATGAATTGCTCTGTCGTAGCCGATAtccttatataataaaatgaattgcTCTCTTTTCACTAGTGtattactgtagattcctaaatatacatgtgtaatttatTATTGCTTAATTTTTTCAAGAGGCATCactcgtgaaataaaattacccgctttcatttttccattgttaaaatacatgtatgaactcTTGATTAACAAACCACACGCGAATTCACATTCACATGATTTGACGTAAACGAGACATTTTGCCATATTAAGTCCttgcgtaaaataaggaatctacagtattccTTTCATTATTTCTTtctaatttctaaaatttcgtATCAATCCGTGCTAAAGTATGAAGTACAGAGCAGCTACCCTAATAAAGCTAATTCAACACTGTATACTTCCACAACAGCTGTCATAAAACTGAAGTTACATAAAATAATACACATCTCCATCTTACCTGACCTGATGTTAACTATTAAGTTAATTACGCCTCTTACAATAATACACATCTCCATCTTACCTGACCAGATGTTAACTATTAAGTTAATTACGCCTCTTACCTCTATAACAGCCCACAACTGTTGTAAGCTGCCCTTTGGGTCTGCCTCGACACCATAATCTGATACAAAAGACAGAGGCACTATAACAGCCAGTTAGACAGTATCTGTGTTCTGCGATAAGACGGAAGAGAAACAATTGTGTCCTAGATTGCGTCCGGAGACTAAGAATAATTCACCGGGGAAAAATAAATccaatactgtggaatcattagatttCAGGGGGGCTCCATTTTCATGCATTTTGTGGGTATCCTCGTCCCACTaatttcaaaccacaacaaAGTCCATGATTTATATCATGACTCAATGTAGGTAAATCATAATTTTGTTATGCCAGTTACTGGAACTGCAATAATGATAAAAGCATTTGTCCAGGCATCAAGCAATGGGATTTGTCAgtccttattttttttttaaaaagaaagttcCACAAGATAATAGTGGTTTAGGTACATGTGTACAATACTTGCATgataaaaataatctaaaatatTTACACACTTACATGATAAAAATCCAACAGCACTCTCAATTGTTATTCTGAATAATTCCAGGTCCTCTTCATGGTCTGGAGGAAACAATGAATTAAAAGCCACACATATCAACAAGCACAAAATTCTTCCAActttacaaaaaaaatctttctttcTCAAGAAAAGGGGAAAGCAATCCTCTTCATGACTACAACCCTCAAGTCTTTCTAAACATAAATCCAAAGATGTACAACTTTTTGATGACATGGACAGAGTGTAGCACTAAGCTGCTTACCCTGATCCCATTTGATTCTCCGTCGCAGATAGTCACAGTACGTACTCCACACAACCAGGTAGTCGGCACCCGAATTAAATCCACACTGTAACGCCCGGTCTACCAATTCTAAAAGTAACCAACAAGACGGGCTGGTGTAACACAGTGACAGCACAACCTACGCTAGTTAATTCCAACAAGTACTAATAATAGAGGGGCCTTCTCAGAAAAATTACACAGTTAGCAGAGTCCTCCCAGTCTCCACTGTCATATGTGAAACCTTCAAGGGACTGCTGCTGCTAAAAGGTTGTATTTCGCTTTGACAGGGAGTGGATGAACTGCCTGGGATTGTACAGATATCTACACGTATATACAATTCTTTTATGAAGCTCCTGTCATACACTTGATCAAGTTCCTTCAGTTTTTTGTTACAAATCATGACTTTTTTTGTATGTATGGTGATTTTACATAACATCAAAGATTTCAGCTGAGATGAGCTAATGAAAAAGTTCACTCTGTAAACTATTTATTACCATATAGACTAAATGATTAAATGATTTGCTGCATTACAAGGTCCCCATTCAATACTGGATATTTAATGGTAGCAGTTACCTTTGATTTCCTTCTGTGGTTTGTGGAATCTCTCCATAGCTAATATGTACCGCTGCCATAACTGAGAACACCATGGGCAGTTTCTGACTGATCTTTCATACATCCCAAGGACCAAGGTTTCCACCTGTAGTCTTTTATGATCCTGTGAAATTAGTAATTACAAGAAAACTAAGGACtgatgtacacatatacactagtTTGTACTCCAACGGTCACTCTGTAGTCCAACAATAGCTCTAGTTACTGAAAATTACCATGGGCTTGCCTATAATCTTACTGCAGTGACATCACCATAGAAACTCATACCCTGTATGTTCTATTCTGAGTATGAAAatcttcagattttttttttatatttacctATATAACTATTTACAAAGTCAGAGACAAAAGTGCTATCAAAGAGCCAGATGTCATTAAATGTGATCTTTTTCCACttagaattcaatattttaaaaattttcagtttcACAGAAGTGCAACTGTTCCAAACTTTGTCTATAACCTAATGAAAAAAAGGCCATCATTGAATTCAAGAATTCAAATCAAGAATAGAAGCCTTCATGTTCTTCCATGAATACACTACCAAAAATCTATTCCAAGAGAGGAGTTGTGATAACATGGCCCATTATTTCTGGCCCATTAATGAGCATCAGTAACAGCACACAACTGCGAGGGCGTCTTATTCAAGTCTCAAACTCATAGTTATAAAATattaacttttatttattttacaacaatTAACAAACAAGTTCTATAACTTATATTAATGCTACTCGCTGGCTCGGATAAAGGCAAGTTGTAATCAAAAGTTACTGAAGTATAACCTCGTCTTTCCTTTCTGCTAatgggtggggggtgggggggaaaTCACCAAAACCATGCATGCACAATGACACCAATTTGAATGGAATGAAATTTTCACCAAGGTTCAATGTGGTGTATGGTTTCATGAGATTTGAGATAACAATCATTGTTTGTGGAAGGGTATTAGAAACTGGGTCATTGCACAAGTTTTTCTGATCTCTGTCAAGCGAGTTATTAAACATCACAATCCATACTTACCAAATATCTAGCATACTTCAGCCACAGTTCTGAGTTTAAGCAGTTTTCTTGTAATGCTCTTTCAAATAGGTTATGAATTCGGGCTGGATCATCATGGGTCATCTCATAATCAATGTAGGACAGATATGCATCCAACCGTGGCGACTCTGCAGCCGTCTGTAATTTACGCACAGTATACAGACACAAGATCAGAGAAGCTCAAAGAACAGCTAATCTTGTTTCATTGTAAGtttcatttatttcatctaACCATTGTTTTTCTATCTTTGCTAACCAAGAAATGGTTGTCTAATTGAGCATGCtattcttgtttttcatatcaCAACCCCCAACAAAAATCTGTGATATTAAAGTGCTTACCAAAGCTTCTTCATACGGTGTCAACTTCTCCAGTTTTTCAAGGGCTTTATTATAAGCATCTTTAGTTCCATCATCAATCTCCTCCTCGAAGTATTCCTTAAACTCAGCCATAGTCTCCTGCATATCTGCATTACACAACCCATTACAACTTATGTGTCAGTCACAAGTAGTCGTTTATGTTTGTTATATATCAAAGAATGCATCAATAGTAAATTTACCCATCAAGGGGATAGATAACTGTCTTTTGAAAAGGGAGACCACTCTGTCTTGCTGCGCATTGAATTTTTCTTCCTGCTCTGGGGTGGCTACTTGTCCAGGTTGTGGCTACAAACATTAAAATTCAGATTATCAATGCGTTAAATTTGTACATTATCACAGCTTCCATGATAAGTTAATAATATCCGCGACAAGAATCTTTTAAGTACTTTTAACTGACCATATAACCACTCATCAAAGCATTTTCAAATTCCCTGTAGGCCTCCCACAGACTAGATCCTGCTGCGACGTGAATGCCAGCTGACGACAAAGCACGCTCAAAGACATCTCTGATGTGGGAAATTCCATCAATCTGTCCCATTCCCCCGATACAGAACTGGACATATTCCAGCCACACATCTACAGCTACAATGGTGGAAAACAATTGATTAAATGGGATGACAGCAAACAATTATCTCCTAAACTTTTATATGAACACACACGTCTTACTCTAGTTACATGAAGTTTAGGAACTTGTGTGCTCCAAGGAACATGTGTCACCTTGCATGTGAACAAATACCCGGACAGATCAAATGAACCTCTCACAAGGAATATGCATTCTACAGGCTAATATGCTGTGTGATATTTCTTGTGGGGCTATGTtgtaaaacttacataaatAGTCTTTCACAGCTCTCTCAAACAGGTCATATACATGTTTTCTCTCACTTTCATCTGTTGCTAAAGGAATCTCATCTCTGAGCCACTCCAACCAAAgttctaaaagaaaaaaaagaattatgtacaatataatcataatacatgtagatacctGTAATAACATGAAATGCTAGTTTAATTTacttcaaaatataattattttacaGGCATGTAATAAGTCTGCATCATATCAATGGTCATTCTTCATGGAAGGCCACTTTGAACCTGAAGTACACATACTCCCCGATTATTTCACCGTAATATATAATTACTGCTACTGATACTGTTTTCAATGCCGTTAAGGACATTTTGATCGCTGGTGCTTAAATCAAATGATGTATCGCATGATTTGGTCAGGGCTGATTTTCAGTTGATTGTCATAAGATATTCGCTCGGGTAATCAAATTCCATTTTGATTGGTTTTAATGTTCCAATACCCTATCCTCCATCAGGGGGTaaagatttgaacaaacttaaatctacactatgtcaggaaggttccatgtaaatttcaacttttctggccaagtgattcttgagaagatttttaaatgaccctaccccaTTTctgcattttcatgattatctccccttctaAGGGGGAAGGGCCCTTCGTTTGAATATCCTTgcatccccttcacccaaggatgatttgtaccaagttttactgaaattgacccagtagttctagagaagaagatgaaaatgtgaaaagtttactgaCAGTTGGACGGACAACAGACAATAGGTGACCTGAAAAGCTCACTTgtgctttcagctcaggtgagctaaattaAGGTGTGGAACTccatttcaaaacaattgaaTCTTCTTTACCCATGCAAGCATGCATTTTGGCAAGTTTGGCTGATATTAGCC encodes the following:
- the LOC125679677 gene encoding squamous cell carcinoma antigen recognized by T-cells 3-like; its protein translation is MAESMEKEDTSKSIEEEDEGLAEETEDAEMESDKSDSSESGGESEDEEANKKRLEELQKQIEENPYFYDGHTEMMKILRNTGELEKLRETREKMSRFFPLTQELWLEWLRDEIPLATDESERKHVYDLFERAVKDYLSVDVWLEYVQFCIGGMGQIDGISHIRDVFERALSSAGIHVAAGSSLWEAYREFENALMSGYMPQPGQVATPEQEEKFNAQQDRVVSLFKRQLSIPLMDMQETMAEFKEYFEEEIDDGTKDAYNKALEKLEKLTPYEEALTAAESPRLDAYLSYIDYEMTHDDPARIHNLFERALQENCLNSELWLKYARYLDHKRLQVETLVLGMYERSVRNCPWCSQLWQRYILAMERFHKPQKEIKELVDRALQCGFNSGADYLVVWSTYCDYLRRRIKWDQDHEEDLELFRITIESAVGFLSYYGVEADPKGSLQQLWAVIEGKFCKNMTRAREIWNDIMSAGRNHEATLWLDYLKIERAYGDNKHCRKLLNRALNVVTDWPEGIVEAMINFEREEGNLEQYDAAVTKCEIHMDAINKERKEAEREEKRQHRRLEKKQKRFDVKQKGKKGFENKDSKDEDRSSQRVIERKPETKKRKSEDESGEFKVPGAPSSKGPPPPGFKEPLPPGSKGPPPPGFKGPPPPGYKGTEPAAKKQKIDEENPNTGGKGDGPNSHSEFVEKAEQDPDKSKRTAFVSNLDYSIDEDRIGQLFAKCGEMTDIRLVKSIRGKSKGYAYVEFKDELGMLEALKLDRTPVEGRPVFVSKCEDRSQKKAQFKFSTELEKNKLFVKNLPFTCSKDALFQIFSEHGRVREIRMVTYRSGAPKGLAYVEYEDEHDAQKAVVKTDGLKIGEHEIEVAISNPPQRGTPLSTREDTSFTLALGGGKKETESRGKARTQLSLVPRSIQRTPAKSARPTSTPPPPTETNGQSTASTTTTTKMSNDDFRKMLLKK